CCACCGCGAGACCGGGAGGGTCGGGCTGGGCTACGTGTCGGGATTCGGCCTCGAGCGTGGGGCCATCGCGTCGACGGTTGCCCACGACGCCCACAACTGCATGGTCGTGGGCAGCGCCGACGACGCGGGTCCGTCCGACATGGCGGCGGCGGTCGCCCGCGTGGCCGAGATCGGTGGCGGCCAGGTGGCCGTCCTCGGCGGCGAGGTGCTGGGCGAGGTCCGCCTCGACGTCGGTGGGCTCATGAGCACACGACCGCATCTCGAGGTGGCGGCCGACCTCGACTCGCTCGTCGCCACAGCGGCCGAGCATCTCGGCGTCACGCTCACCGCACCGTTCATGCAGTTGAGCTTCCTCGGCCTCTCGGTCATCCCGGAACTGCGCATCACGGACCGTGGGCTCGTCGACGTCACCCGATTCGAGCTGACGAGCCTCGATGCCGCTGCGCCCTGAGGCTCAGCCCGGATCCGACCGGCGCGGCGCGCCGGCCAGCAGGCCGTAGCCGACGGCGGCGACCAGGGCCGGTAGGCCGTGGTAGAGGAGATCGGCCACGATCTCGGACCCCGAACCGCTCCAGTCGTAGCGACCGAGGCCGTGCATGTCGAGCACGCTCCACGCGAAGAAGGCTCCACCCAGTCCGAGCAATCCGGCGCCCAACCACGTGGACCACTCGGTGACGAGCGACGGGGTCCGCCAGATCCGCACGACCAGAACGAGTCCGACGACGAGAAGCACCCACGACCCGACATCGAGCGCGGCGCCACGGAGGCCGTCCAGGGTCATCGTGTCCTCGATCACGACCCTGTCGGCGTCGAGAAGGCGGTCGAGAACGATCCGGTAGGCCAAGCCGCCCAACCCTGCGCCGACCAGCAGCCCGGCGATCCCGTCCCAGGCGATCCCCGAGGACGGAACCGACGACCCTTCGTCGGTGACAGCCATCAGGTGCCGAGACCTTCGAGGATCTGACGCGCGGCGCGAACACCGGACTCGTAGGCACCGGACGTCGCCGAGAAAGCCAGGTAGTCGCCGGCGAATGCCGCTCGGGGAAGCGGCGGCAGTTCGTGGAGCGCGGCCAGTGCACGGAGGTAACCGACATGGAAGGTCGGCAGCGCGCTCTTCCAGCGACAGAGAACCGACTCCCCGAGGAGATCGTCGATCCGGGGGAACCGCTCGATGGCGAGAGCCCGGTAGGCGTCGATGATCTCATCATCGGAGCTCTCGGCGTGGCGGCGGTCGAAGGCGGCCTTGCCCCCGATCCGGAACACGTCGACGGAGGGGTCTGTGGGAGCGGACACGCAACCGGCCGCCGCCACCTCGGTGTCTTCGGCGCGGGGATAGAGCACGTACGGCACGCCGGGTACCGGGCGGCCGAGGAGCTCGAAGAAGGCGTGCGAGTGGGGGACGTAGCGAACCTGCCGGAAGAACTCCTCCCGGGCGGGATCGAGCCCAGCCGTCATCTCCGAAACGCGATCACCCGTCACAGCCACGACCACGGCACGGGCGGCCAACGTCGTCGATCGCCCGTCGTCTTCGCAGTAGGTGACACAGGCCCGGTCGACGTCGACCGACGTCACGTCGTGTCCGGTCCGCACGTCGAGCGTTGCAGCCAGCGTTCGAGACAGCGCACCGACGCCACCGTGGAAGGTGCTGCCCGTCGTGTCGCCATAGGCGGTCATGAAGTACAACAGCGCGCCTCGGCTCACGTCGGCGGGTTCCCAGCCGCACAGGAGGTTCCACGACGGCTCCATCACGTACTCGAGGAGCTCGGGCGCACGCTTCGACAGCCACTCCTCAGCCGAGTCGCGATCGACGGGCGCCCCGCGCCAGGCTTCGTAGTGCGTCCCGCGATTACGGACCCGCTGAGCCACGAGAGCGGGAATCAGGGTGGCCACCCGGAGCCGACCCATGCGCGACATGGCGCCGAACCGGAAGAGCGACCGCGGATCGGTCAGGTTCAGACGGTGGCACTGCCCGTCGCGTTCGATGTCGAACGTGACGGAGCCGTCGTCGGGACCGTACGGAAGCCGTCCGCTGTCGAGGCCCAGCGTCGAGGCGAGGACACCGAGCTGGTCGTCGTCGGGGAGGATCTCCGCACCCAGGTCGACCCACAGCCCGTCCCATGCCTCCACCGAACGCATCCGTCCCCCGGGCTCACGCTCCTTCTCGAGAACGACGACGTCGAGTCCGCGTTCGGCGAGGTGTCGGGCAGCACCGAGTCCGGCGATCCCGGAACCCACGACGATGACATCGGTGTCGGCGCCGGAGGGGCCGTTGACAGCCCGGCGCGTCACGAACGCGTCCCTATGCGGAGGGGAAGCGGAAGAGCTTCTCGGCGTTGCCGTGTGTCATCAGGTCGGCTTCGTCGGCAGGAACGCCCTCGAGGAGCTCGGCGACGCGCTTCTGGCTGTGGGGCCACGAGCTGTCGGAGTGTGGATAGTCGCACTCCCACATGATCTTGTGGACACCGATCTCGTGGCGGAGCTGCATGCCGATCACGTCGTCGATGAACGCGACCCAGACATTGCGATCGAAGACCTCCGACGGCCGGATGTCGGCGTCGAGGTGCGCCCAGTGCCTGTGGCGGTCCCACGTGTAGTCGGCCCGCTCCAGGGCGAACGGAACCCAGCCGATTCCCCCCTCGGACATCACGAACTTGATGGTCGGGAATTCGATCGGAATCCGACTCATCAGGATGTCGGTGCATGCGGACTGGGCGTTCGTGGGCGCCAGCGCGATTCCGACGCTCATCGGCGCGTCGTCGGCGGTGTGGGGCATCTTGCCCGAGGTCCCGATGTGCATGCACAGCACCGTGTCGGTCTCGGTGGCGGCGCGCCACACAGGGTCCCAGTAGTCGCTGTGCAGCGAGGGAAGCCCGAGGACTGCCGGGTTCTCGCAGAACGACAACGCACGAGCTCCCTTGCCGGCGCATCGGCGAATCTCCTCGCCCATCGCCTCCGGGTTCCACAGCTGTCCGATCACCATCGGAATGAAACGATCGGGAGCCGTCGGGCACCACTCGTCGAGAGCGAAGTCGTTCCAGGCACTCACGCAGAGGTCCGCGAGGTTCTTGTCCTTCGCATCGGCGAATCGGACACCGGCGAAACGCGGGAAGGTCGGGAACCCGAGGGAGGCCCGCACGCCGTCGCGGTCCATGTCCTTGACCCGCTCCAGCGGGTCGTAGCAGCCCGGGATCATGTCGGAGAACCGGACCGGATCCGTTGAGAAGTCCTCCTTGTCCCGACCGGCCACGGCGTTCAGCCCCATCGTCTCCGTTCGTTCACCCTCGAAAACCCAGAATTCGCGGTCGCCGTCGGACTCGACGTGGGGTCCTGCATCACGAAGCCGCTCGGGGAGCCGGTCGGTCCAGACGTTGGCCGGCTCGATGATGTGGTCGTCGACACTGATCAGGTCGTAGGCCATGGCGCACGCTTCCTCAAGGGTTCTCGGGTGCAGCAGAGCGGAATCCGCTTACCAAGTCATATGATACTGATCCCCGGGTGATCTGGCCACCGCCGCCAGCGTCCCCCGCACCCATCAGGGAGACTGCGCACGTGACCGAGGAGAGCGCCGAGCTGGCACGCTTTCGAAGCGACGTGCGCGCCTGGCTGGCCGACAACGTCCCGCGCGACTGGCGGAGCACGTTGGCGGGGGCCAGCCCCGAGGAGTTCGTGGCTTTCCACCACGAGTGGGTGCGTACCCTGCACCGTGGTGGCTATCTGGCTCCGCACTGGCCCCGCGAGTTCGGTGGTCCGGAGCTCT
This Acidimicrobiia bacterium DNA region includes the following protein-coding sequences:
- a CDS encoding amidohydrolase family protein, which codes for MAYDLISVDDHIIEPANVWTDRLPERLRDAGPHVESDGDREFWVFEGERTETMGLNAVAGRDKEDFSTDPVRFSDMIPGCYDPLERVKDMDRDGVRASLGFPTFPRFAGVRFADAKDKNLADLCVSAWNDFALDEWCPTAPDRFIPMVIGQLWNPEAMGEEIRRCAGKGARALSFCENPAVLGLPSLHSDYWDPVWRAATETDTVLCMHIGTSGKMPHTADDAPMSVGIALAPTNAQSACTDILMSRIPIEFPTIKFVMSEGGIGWVPFALERADYTWDRHRHWAHLDADIRPSEVFDRNVWVAFIDDVIGMQLRHEIGVHKIMWECDYPHSDSSWPHSQKRVAELLEGVPADEADLMTHGNAEKLFRFPSA
- a CDS encoding FAD-dependent oxidoreductase, translated to MTRRAVNGPSGADTDVIVVGSGIAGLGAARHLAERGLDVVVLEKEREPGGRMRSVEAWDGLWVDLGAEILPDDDQLGVLASTLGLDSGRLPYGPDDGSVTFDIERDGQCHRLNLTDPRSLFRFGAMSRMGRLRVATLIPALVAQRVRNRGTHYEAWRGAPVDRDSAEEWLSKRAPELLEYVMEPSWNLLCGWEPADVSRGALLYFMTAYGDTTGSTFHGGVGALSRTLAATLDVRTGHDVTSVDVDRACVTYCEDDGRSTTLAARAVVVAVTGDRVSEMTAGLDPAREEFFRQVRYVPHSHAFFELLGRPVPGVPYVLYPRAEDTEVAAAGCVSAPTDPSVDVFRIGGKAAFDRRHAESSDDEIIDAYRALAIERFPRIDDLLGESVLCRWKSALPTFHVGYLRALAALHELPPLPRAAFAGDYLAFSATSGAYESGVRAARQILEGLGT
- a CDS encoding DUF2243 domain-containing protein, yielding MAVTDEGSSVPSSGIAWDGIAGLLVGAGLGGLAYRIVLDRLLDADRVVIEDTMTLDGLRGAALDVGSWVLLVVGLVLVVRIWRTPSLVTEWSTWLGAGLLGLGGAFFAWSVLDMHGLGRYDWSGSGSEIVADLLYHGLPALVAAVGYGLLAGAPRRSDPG